The window CAGAGCGGCTCTTTATTTTCGTGCCGCGTTTCCCTTTCTCTGTCCAAAAATGTCGCGCGAGACCAACGTCACTTCCGTGTCAAGTGTGTATTATTTGTTTTGgttgtaaataacaatatttttgtatataaatcTAGCATATGTTGTGAAAGTTGAACTGTAACATAGAAAACTCGCTTTTTAATAAGTTtgattagttaaaaaaaatgaatccaaaGTCATTTCCGGTGACGTAAACAGGCGCGGAAGTGTGTGTGGACTTCACGTGTGCCCGTGTTTAGTCCTGCGAGGTAACTGgggttttaaaatgaacaggCTGTTGCAGCTGCCTTTATGGCATTTCGCCCCCTGCGGGTGTTCCAGACGCCTGCCCTTGGCTGTGTGGAGGTTTACCCCCGTCGCCCCGGTGAAGCGACTCTGTCCGACATCGGGACGTCACGCGTCAGAGGTAACGTGGGCTTTGCAAAACAGAACTTTCAGGGGTTCTCCCGGGTCGGAGGAACGGGAACCGGCGTACTCGCAAATTGAGCCGGGAAAAGAAGAGGAGTTCGTGTTCCTGGACCACTATGCGCCCGAAGCGAAGGAGCTTCCCGAGCGCCTTCGCTTTAATCAGGCGATCCAGGAGAACGAGGCGGAGAACTCGTCGCGAAGACCACAGGCGGAGAAGCACCGGGTCACCCTGCAGCATCAGCTGCGGGTCCTGGAGGGCATGGCCGCAAGGTCAGCGATGGAGTCGGCAGTGGATTTTCACGATGTCGGATTTCCGACCGAACACGTGGTTAAATCGGAGAAGAAGAAGCACAAGAGGCCGCACAAAGTCTTCGGCACGCCGGATGCAGAGGTGCCGGTCAGTGACGTGTGTTGCTCGGGCTGTGGGGCCTTGATGCACTGCACCGTCCCTGACCTGCCGGGTTACCTGCCCAGTGAAAAGTACAAGAGTTTGTTAGAGGAGGACAGGCTGAAGGCGTCGACGTGTCAGCGGTGTTTTTTAATAACGCACCACCAGAAGGCCCTGGACATCACCATGTCCAAAGAGGAGTACCGGGACATCGTGCGCCAGGTGAAGTCCCAGAAAGCCTTGGTGCTGCTGATTGTCGACCTGCTGGACATGCCGGACTCTGTCGTCCCAGACCTCCCTGAGCTCGTGGGGAGAAATAAGCACGTTGTGGTTTTGGGAAACAAGGTCGATCTCCTGCCCGGCGACGGTGCAAACTACCTGCAGCGCGTCCGACGCCAGCTGGTGCAGCACTGCGCCGAGGCCGGGATCACCGGCACCGACCCCAAAGACGTGCACCTAATCAGTGCCAAAACGGGCTACGGGGTCGAGCACCTCATCAGCACCCTGCAGAGCTCCTGGAGGTACAAGGGAGACGTGTATCTGGTGGGAACCACCAACTCTGGGAAGTCCACCTTGTTCAACACCCTGCTGGAGTCGGACTACTGCAAGTCCAGAGCGGCCGATGCCATCCACAAAGCCACTATTTCCCCGTGGCCTGGTGAGATGTTCCTCACAAAGCACTGTAATAGATGATCCGCTACTGATACTTTAACCAAAGACAAAATATGATTGGAAAGTCGAACTAAATTCTGGGGGAGGGCTTTCTACCAGCATGTTTATATTCAGTTGGAATGTGGTACAGAAATAAAGCGTGAAAATATCAATACCATTGTGCTGGTAGCAATCCAATACTGATCCCAACTTTGTATCGATCCGCACATCCCTATTAACCATGTCTTCAGggctttacagaaataaacagatagaaGCAAGACTAGATGCTAGTTATGGGTATGTGGAAAGGCGGAACTAACCACCCATCCAACCACATTTCCTCattctacatttacaattacggcatttatcagacgcccttatccagagcgacttacaatcagtagttacagggacagtccccccctggagcagcttagggttaagtgtctttctcagggacacaatggtagtaagcgggatttgaacccgggtcttctggttcataggcgaatgtgttacccactaggctactaccaccctcattctGGATCATTTAAACGGATTAAACTAAAAgaaggttccttttttttttttttattcccttttt of the Denticeps clupeoides chromosome 18, fDenClu1.1, whole genome shotgun sequence genome contains:
- the noa1 gene encoding nitric oxide-associated protein 1, with the protein product MNRLLQLPLWHFAPCGCSRRLPLAVWRFTPVAPVKRLCPTSGRHASEVTWALQNRTFRGSPGSEEREPAYSQIEPGKEEEFVFLDHYAPEAKELPERLRFNQAIQENEAENSSRRPQAEKHRVTLQHQLRVLEGMAARSAMESAVDFHDVGFPTEHVVKSEKKKHKRPHKVFGTPDAEVPVSDVCCSGCGALMHCTVPDLPGYLPSEKYKSLLEEDRLKASTCQRCFLITHHQKALDITMSKEEYRDIVRQVKSQKALVLLIVDLLDMPDSVVPDLPELVGRNKHVVVLGNKVDLLPGDGANYLQRVRRQLVQHCAEAGITGTDPKDVHLISAKTGYGVEHLISTLQSSWRYKGDVYLVGTTNSGKSTLFNTLLESDYCKSRAADAIHKATISPWPGTTLNLLKFPIINPTPYRMLRRMERLKHAEEELSPEELKRIRHLSKQGYLVGSVGRTFRTKTAGRNLVEFDPGSLSIGEDLEEDHSRKWAKEPTPEVELTHNELKDARWFYDTPGIMKEKDILSLLTESEVKMVLPTLAITPRTFILQPGMVLFLGALARFDYLEGSHSCWFSVLASSRVPVHITSLEKANAIYEKHAGDILLGVPAGGVERMKDFPPLLPQDFNLIGQGQNTAICDIKLSSAGWVSVTAMEGDHVHVRGHAPEAAGMCVRAPPLLPHIATVRGERVRKSPVYTPKKPQALVNAKLSEQTANKLKVKRK